From a single Prunus dulcis unplaced genomic scaffold, ALMONDv2, whole genome shotgun sequence genomic region:
- the LOC117613548 gene encoding protein FAR1-RELATED SEQUENCE 12-like → MRNVNTNVNNPEIVREFSYCVHGGLTPVAFEQHWQQMIDTYDLKGDWIEMMYRKRKRWAEAYCSGHFFGGNTTTQRVEGMHKNLKDGIGRGMRLVECIPRIERSLLRLRNENVKDDFDSNHSHPLLRTHLRSLEEHAASIFTHDIYKLIRNEINKEAKLILVQPVRNNEDPRVYTFSKFGRPVEKWTVVYYTKEQHLQCSCKLFESSGIPCCHMFGVMKCEHMDEILPTLIMKRWTKDARRGSEIVVKSDDVPHETIQMARFGSLSVDFNKLCFYGSQTEVAYKRLKAECGRLNTLVETWKEQHEQTSLKLGCHNNVVRDPIVAKTKGKQTTGSKGKKAPQCGECKVTGHNKRNCPNLIVGEGGKRKRGYTSDMSDILSSFGPEDDTTVGNITFYSSSSAVHGTKMLSSSYTPPNSGFSCGEVSSGSTHYTSDGFTFDTPEYSVLESQFDTQASPRRDRNRFWVPFTPIK, encoded by the coding sequence ATGAGGAATGTGAACACCAATGTGAATAACCCAGAAATAGTAAGGGAGTTTAGCTATTGTGTGCATGGTGGTTTGACACCAGTAGCTTTCGAACAACATTGGCAGCAAATGATAGATACGTATGATCTAAAAGGCGATTGGATCGAGATGATGTATCGTAAACGGAAACGATGGGCTGAAGCATACTGCTCGGGGCATTTTTTTGGTGGGAATACCACCACACAACGTGTCGAGGGTATGCATAAGAACTTGAAGGATGGAATTGGTAGAGGCATGAGGTTAGTGGAGTGTATTCCACGGATTGAAAGATCGTTATTGAGGTTGAGAAATGAGAATGTGAAGGATGACTTTGATTCCAACCATTCACATCCACTCCTTCGCACGCACCTTCGATCACTAGAGGAACATGCAGCTTCTATTTTCACTCACGACATTTACAAGTTGATAAGAAATGAGATAAACAAGGAGGCAAAATTAATTCTCGTGCAACCCGTAAGAAACAATGAAGATCCTCGTGTTTACacattttccaaatttggaAGACCCGTTGAGAAATGGACTGTTGTGTACTACACGAAAGAGCAACATCTGCAATGTTCGTGcaaattatttgaatccaGTGGAATTCCGTGTTGTCATATGTTTGGAGTCATGAAATGTGAGCATATGGATGAAATACTTCCGACCTTAATAATGAAGAGATGGACAAAGGATGCAAGACGTGGGAGTGAAATTGTAGTCAAGTCTGATGATGTTCCCCACGAAACTATTCAAATGGctaggtttgggtcattaaGCGTTGATTTTAACAAGCTTTGTTTTTATGGGTCACAAACAGAAGTCGCTTACAAGAGGCTAAAGGCTGAATGTGGGAGATTAAATACTTTGGTTGAGACATGGAAGGAGCAACATGAGCAAACTAGTCTTAAACTAGGATGCCATAATAATGTTGTAAGAGACCCCATAGTTGCTAAGACAAAAGGAAAGCAAACAACGGGAAGCAAAGGCAAAAAGGCCCCACAATGCGGAGAGTGCAAGGTTACTGGTCACAACAAAAGAAACTGTCCAAATCTCATTGTTGGTGAGGGAGGTAAGCGGAAAAGGGGTTATACAAGTGACATGAGCGATATTCTTTCTAGTTTTGGACCAGAAGATGATACAACTGTTGGGAACATAACATTTTATTCCTCCTCGAGTGCTGTGCATGGGACTAAGATGTTGTCCTCTTCTTATACCCCCCCTAACTCGGGCTTCTCATGTGGCGAAGTGTCTAGTGGCTCCACTCATTACACCTCTGATGGTTTCACCTTTGACACACCCGAGTATAGTGTATTGGAATCACAATTTGACACACAAGCCTCGCCACGTAGGGATCGTAATAGATTTTGGGTTCCATTCACCCCAATAAAATGA